A window from Balearica regulorum gibbericeps isolate bBalReg1 chromosome 1, bBalReg1.pri, whole genome shotgun sequence encodes these proteins:
- the KCNJ15 gene encoding ATP-sensitive inward rectifier potassium channel 15 isoform X1, with protein sequence MQWENFCVYASWLRLLDNVVSGSSVNVLVISLAAGITLISRYSWLVVWTEAVSMETTKINMSRVPLVNGGIDTAMLKAHKPRVMSKSGHSNVRIDKVDGIYLLYLQDLWTTVIDMKWRYKLTLFAATFVMTWFLFGVIYYAIAFLHGDLEINKFTPKREPCVKNVDSLTGAFLFSLESQTTIGYGFRFITEECPHAIFLLVAQLVITTLIEIFITGTFLAKIARPKKRAETIKFSHCAVITKHNGELCLVIRVANMRKSLLIQCQLSGKLLQTYETKEGERILLNQASVKFNVDSSSESPFLILPLTFYHILDESSPLRDLTPQNLKEKDFELVVLLNATVESTSAVCQSRTSYIPEEIHWGYEFVPVVSLSPNGKYVADFSQFEKIRRSTDSTFYSTDSEKQKLEEKYRQEDQRERELRTMLLQQSNV encoded by the exons ATGCAATGGGAAAATTTTTGTGTGTATGCAAGCTGGCTTCGACTTCTTGATAATGTGGTCTCTGGAAGCAGTGTTAATGTGCTTGTTATATCCCTGGCTGCTGGAATTACCTTAATATCAAGGTATTCATGGTTGGTGGTTTG GACTGAAGCAGTGAGCATGGAAACAACAAAGATTAATATGTCCCGTGTCCCACTGGTTAACGGAGGCATTGACACTGCTATGCTCAAGGCACACAAACCCCGTGTGATGTCCAAAAGTGGTCACAGCAACGTGCGGATAGACAAGGTCGATGGCATTTACCTACTCTACCTTCAAGATTTGTGGACTACAGTTATAGACATGAAGTGGAGGTACAAACTCACCTTATTTGCTGCTACTTTTGTTATGACCTGGTTCCTCTTTGGAGTTATCTACTATGCCATTGCATTCCTTCATGGTGATTTAGAAATAAACAAGTTCACACCAAAGCGCGAGCCGTGTGTCAAGAATGTAGACTCTCTGACTGGGGCattccttttctccctggagTCACAGACAACCATTGGCTATGGATTTCGTTTCATTACAGAGGAGTGTCCTCATGCCATTTTCTTACTTGTGGCCCAACTGGTCATCACCACTTTGATTGAAATCTTCATCACAGGTACCTTTCTGGCCAAAATTGCAAGACCTAAAAAAAGGGCAGAGACTATTAAATTCAGCCACTGCGCTGTCATTACTAAACACAATGGAGAACTTTGCCTGGTGATCAGAGTAGCAAATATGAGGAAAAGCCTTCTGATACAGTGTCAGCTGTCTGGGAAGCTTCTTCAGACGTATGAAACCAAAGAAGGGGAGCGGATCCTGCTGAATCAAGCCAGTGTCAAGTTCAATGTTGACTCCTCTTCAGAGAGTCCATTTCTCATTTTGCCTTTAACCTTCTACCATATTTTGGATGAAAGCAGCCCTTTGAGAGATCTCACACCTCAAAATCtcaaggagaaggactttgaGCTTGTGGTGCTCCTGAATGCCACGGTGGAGTCCACCAGTGCTGTCTGCCAAAGCAGGACTTCCTACATCCCTGAGGAGATCCACTGGGGCTATGAGTTTGTGCCTGtggtttctctctctccaaatGGAAAGTATGTTGCGGATTTCAGTCAGTTTGAGAAGATTCGGAGAAGCACTGATTCTACTTTTTATAGTACAgactctgaaaaacaaaaactagAGGAGAAATACAGGCAGGAGGATCAAAGAGAGAGGGAACTGAGAACGATGTTGTTACAGCAGAGCAATGTTTGA
- the KCNJ15 gene encoding ATP-sensitive inward rectifier potassium channel 15 isoform X2, with the protein MSLFRALKKTCSVIKKSLFSRETTEAVSMETTKINMSRVPLVNGGIDTAMLKAHKPRVMSKSGHSNVRIDKVDGIYLLYLQDLWTTVIDMKWRYKLTLFAATFVMTWFLFGVIYYAIAFLHGDLEINKFTPKREPCVKNVDSLTGAFLFSLESQTTIGYGFRFITEECPHAIFLLVAQLVITTLIEIFITGTFLAKIARPKKRAETIKFSHCAVITKHNGELCLVIRVANMRKSLLIQCQLSGKLLQTYETKEGERILLNQASVKFNVDSSSESPFLILPLTFYHILDESSPLRDLTPQNLKEKDFELVVLLNATVESTSAVCQSRTSYIPEEIHWGYEFVPVVSLSPNGKYVADFSQFEKIRRSTDSTFYSTDSEKQKLEEKYRQEDQRERELRTMLLQQSNV; encoded by the exons ATGTCTCTCTTCAGGGCATTAAAGAAAACCTGCTCAGTAATCAAAAAGAGCCTCTTCTCTAGAGAAac GACTGAAGCAGTGAGCATGGAAACAACAAAGATTAATATGTCCCGTGTCCCACTGGTTAACGGAGGCATTGACACTGCTATGCTCAAGGCACACAAACCCCGTGTGATGTCCAAAAGTGGTCACAGCAACGTGCGGATAGACAAGGTCGATGGCATTTACCTACTCTACCTTCAAGATTTGTGGACTACAGTTATAGACATGAAGTGGAGGTACAAACTCACCTTATTTGCTGCTACTTTTGTTATGACCTGGTTCCTCTTTGGAGTTATCTACTATGCCATTGCATTCCTTCATGGTGATTTAGAAATAAACAAGTTCACACCAAAGCGCGAGCCGTGTGTCAAGAATGTAGACTCTCTGACTGGGGCattccttttctccctggagTCACAGACAACCATTGGCTATGGATTTCGTTTCATTACAGAGGAGTGTCCTCATGCCATTTTCTTACTTGTGGCCCAACTGGTCATCACCACTTTGATTGAAATCTTCATCACAGGTACCTTTCTGGCCAAAATTGCAAGACCTAAAAAAAGGGCAGAGACTATTAAATTCAGCCACTGCGCTGTCATTACTAAACACAATGGAGAACTTTGCCTGGTGATCAGAGTAGCAAATATGAGGAAAAGCCTTCTGATACAGTGTCAGCTGTCTGGGAAGCTTCTTCAGACGTATGAAACCAAAGAAGGGGAGCGGATCCTGCTGAATCAAGCCAGTGTCAAGTTCAATGTTGACTCCTCTTCAGAGAGTCCATTTCTCATTTTGCCTTTAACCTTCTACCATATTTTGGATGAAAGCAGCCCTTTGAGAGATCTCACACCTCAAAATCtcaaggagaaggactttgaGCTTGTGGTGCTCCTGAATGCCACGGTGGAGTCCACCAGTGCTGTCTGCCAAAGCAGGACTTCCTACATCCCTGAGGAGATCCACTGGGGCTATGAGTTTGTGCCTGtggtttctctctctccaaatGGAAAGTATGTTGCGGATTTCAGTCAGTTTGAGAAGATTCGGAGAAGCACTGATTCTACTTTTTATAGTACAgactctgaaaaacaaaaactagAGGAGAAATACAGGCAGGAGGATCAAAGAGAGAGGGAACTGAGAACGATGTTGTTACAGCAGAGCAATGTTTGA
- the KCNJ15 gene encoding ATP-sensitive inward rectifier potassium channel 15 isoform X3, with amino-acid sequence METTKINMSRVPLVNGGIDTAMLKAHKPRVMSKSGHSNVRIDKVDGIYLLYLQDLWTTVIDMKWRYKLTLFAATFVMTWFLFGVIYYAIAFLHGDLEINKFTPKREPCVKNVDSLTGAFLFSLESQTTIGYGFRFITEECPHAIFLLVAQLVITTLIEIFITGTFLAKIARPKKRAETIKFSHCAVITKHNGELCLVIRVANMRKSLLIQCQLSGKLLQTYETKEGERILLNQASVKFNVDSSSESPFLILPLTFYHILDESSPLRDLTPQNLKEKDFELVVLLNATVESTSAVCQSRTSYIPEEIHWGYEFVPVVSLSPNGKYVADFSQFEKIRRSTDSTFYSTDSEKQKLEEKYRQEDQRERELRTMLLQQSNV; translated from the coding sequence ATGGAAACAACAAAGATTAATATGTCCCGTGTCCCACTGGTTAACGGAGGCATTGACACTGCTATGCTCAAGGCACACAAACCCCGTGTGATGTCCAAAAGTGGTCACAGCAACGTGCGGATAGACAAGGTCGATGGCATTTACCTACTCTACCTTCAAGATTTGTGGACTACAGTTATAGACATGAAGTGGAGGTACAAACTCACCTTATTTGCTGCTACTTTTGTTATGACCTGGTTCCTCTTTGGAGTTATCTACTATGCCATTGCATTCCTTCATGGTGATTTAGAAATAAACAAGTTCACACCAAAGCGCGAGCCGTGTGTCAAGAATGTAGACTCTCTGACTGGGGCattccttttctccctggagTCACAGACAACCATTGGCTATGGATTTCGTTTCATTACAGAGGAGTGTCCTCATGCCATTTTCTTACTTGTGGCCCAACTGGTCATCACCACTTTGATTGAAATCTTCATCACAGGTACCTTTCTGGCCAAAATTGCAAGACCTAAAAAAAGGGCAGAGACTATTAAATTCAGCCACTGCGCTGTCATTACTAAACACAATGGAGAACTTTGCCTGGTGATCAGAGTAGCAAATATGAGGAAAAGCCTTCTGATACAGTGTCAGCTGTCTGGGAAGCTTCTTCAGACGTATGAAACCAAAGAAGGGGAGCGGATCCTGCTGAATCAAGCCAGTGTCAAGTTCAATGTTGACTCCTCTTCAGAGAGTCCATTTCTCATTTTGCCTTTAACCTTCTACCATATTTTGGATGAAAGCAGCCCTTTGAGAGATCTCACACCTCAAAATCtcaaggagaaggactttgaGCTTGTGGTGCTCCTGAATGCCACGGTGGAGTCCACCAGTGCTGTCTGCCAAAGCAGGACTTCCTACATCCCTGAGGAGATCCACTGGGGCTATGAGTTTGTGCCTGtggtttctctctctccaaatGGAAAGTATGTTGCGGATTTCAGTCAGTTTGAGAAGATTCGGAGAAGCACTGATTCTACTTTTTATAGTACAgactctgaaaaacaaaaactagAGGAGAAATACAGGCAGGAGGATCAAAGAGAGAGGGAACTGAGAACGATGTTGTTACAGCAGAGCAATGTTTGA